The DNA region ATTGTAGCCAAGATAATAACTGACAGTGCCAAACTTTAACAGATACCtgtgaggcaaaaaaaatacaagttcTACTTTTTAATGTACTGTTGTCAGATGTCTTGGTTGGCTATTAATGACATCGTCTTACTTGAGGACGTTTTGGACCAGGATGCCTGCGACCACGCCCATAGTTGTCGGTAAGCTGGCAGCACACACACCTTCCCTCTTTAGGGTCTTCTCATCAATGTTGGCTGCCACTACTAGGGGCGGAGCACACTAACAAAGGATTTTAGTGTTGAACACCTTTATTACCAAATCTTTACGGCTTGAGTATTTTCATtgtacatttaattttgtttgtgtgtggttctTATGTGACTTACAGCAAAGCAGGCTGTCTCTCCAGGAATAATGAGCTGGATGTGACCAGATACAGCGTTCTCACTGACACCAGACTCCATCCAGATCTGACCTAACTCATTACATGCCTGGGGAAAACAAGATAAGTTTTTAAACACGCACAAGGGCGGCATAAAAAGAACTGTGTGTACTATAGAATCTATCATCATCTGTCTTTTTATGATCATGATGCACCTACTGTATTAATAGCCATCCTGGCCTCAAAGTTGTCCACACAGCTGAGGACCAAATCGACCGGCATCCCCTCTTCCAGTCCTCCATaactgagaaaacacagaataacatgAGGTCTTGTTGTAATGTGGGGACAAAAAAGAAGAACTAGAATTTGGAAAATAGTAATGCCAACCTGATGCGATCcatgaaatgtgtgaaattgtCCATAGTAGTAATATTGTAGTTGTGGGTCTCAAATGACACATCTGGGTTAATGTTTCTGTTGGGGGAATTGAGTGATCTGTTAGCAATAACACATGTGATGGCTTTAGGGGAAAAGTAGTCAAGTGTCAGCAACGTTAACCTGAGTGTGTGCTCTGCTGCTTCCACTTTACTGAGGCCTGCCTGGTGAGGCTGGAAGAACAGTCGGTTCATATTGGCCAGCTCTACTTTATCATagtcaaagagcagcagctgtgatggAAAAGGATAAAACTGAGCAGcactaaacacagacacacaaactttcAAATGGAATGAATTGAAAGCGAGACAATGTGGAATAAGTAATTAAACATTTGTATTACCTTACCAATGCCACATCTAGTGAGCATTTCAGCTGTTACGCTGCCGACGCCGCCAACACCGACTACAGCTACTGTGAATGTCCGGATTTTCTGTcaagaattaaaaatgaatacatttttaaaaacctgtgAAGATTAGTACTAATCCTAATTCGTGCAGAACCATTCATATTTACATACAGTAATATTTTTGGCCAAAATGTACTCAGTGTGGCAGTGCATTTTTTGATCTAAAACGAGGTCATTCATGTTTTAACATGAGGATCACATGGTCTGTAAAAATAATGTAAGGACAGGCTCAAACGTGAACCTCTACACTGAAAGTATTAAATGCTTATATTGTAACTTCTGTTAGGGCCAGAGCACAAAcccaaacttttctttttaaggatCATATCATACCTCATAATCATCCACGATGCCCATTCTCTTCAGAGCCATCAGACGACTGCGATGAAAACACAGCCGTGATTAGCCACCATATGGGCTGAGTGAGTCATTAGGT from Echeneis naucrates chromosome 20, fEcheNa1.1, whole genome shotgun sequence includes:
- the uba5 gene encoding ubiquitin-like modifier-activating enzyme 5 isoform X2, translated to MNRLFFQPHQAGLSKVEAAEHTLRNINPDVSFETHNYNITTMDNFTHFMDRISYGGLEEGMPVDLVLSCVDNFEARMAINTACNELGQIWMESGVSENAVSGHIQLIIPGETACFACAPPLVVAANIDEKTLKREGVCAASLPTTMGVVAGILVQNVLKYLLKFGTVSYYLGYNAMQDFFPTMTMKANPQCNDRHCRRQQEEYKKKEAERPKVEVVEEEEEVVHEDNEWGIELVSEVTDAELQAASGTMPDLPEGITVAYTIPTEDTASGATVEETEQSLEDLMAQMRKL
- the uba5 gene encoding ubiquitin-like modifier-activating enzyme 5 isoform X1, with the protein product MATVEELKLRVRELENELIKCKQKQSAMEDALHRPRIDKMSAEVVDSNPYSRLMALKRMGIVDDYEKIRTFTVAVVGVGGVGSVTAEMLTRCGIGKLLLFDYDKVELANMNRLFFQPHQAGLSKVEAAEHTLRNINPDVSFETHNYNITTMDNFTHFMDRISYGGLEEGMPVDLVLSCVDNFEARMAINTACNELGQIWMESGVSENAVSGHIQLIIPGETACFACAPPLVVAANIDEKTLKREGVCAASLPTTMGVVAGILVQNVLKYLLKFGTVSYYLGYNAMQDFFPTMTMKANPQCNDRHCRRQQEEYKKKEAERPKVEVVEEEEEVVHEDNEWGIELVSEVTDAELQAASGTMPDLPEGITVAYTIPTEDTASGATVEETEQSLEDLMAQMRKL